AAAAATTGGTAATATCATTCTGATAAATATATATTACTTGGCAGCATCTAATCCTTTTCATGGGACAAGACACATTTTGATTGGCTACTGTGCATATAAAGTAAATCACTTACATTAGAAGAACTTGAAATGCTTGTCTCCGGATTGTAACAGACACATCCATATCCTGATAGCTTCGCACTGAAATCCTTGTCAACTTGTATATTTGATGTTGAAAACTCATGGTACATGGCCTGATAAAATTAAACAAACATGTCACTCAGAGATATCACAAAGCATAACACCAAACCACTCTAGAGATTCTTAAAACATGATAGATGTCAAATGCAATCCAAGACAAACTACAGCAGTTTGTTGATTCAAGATGAACCATTTTCAACAAGTGTACTTATCGGATCTGTTATGAATTGTTCCACAGCTATAGTTACTCTATCAGAGATTGTATCCACAAAAGTTCTCCGAGCTTCCATGTTTTGAATTTCCCTTGATTGCAGATACATTAAATAATGATTCTCTTGTACTAGTAGAATGAAAAGATGAATGAACAAGATAGTGGTCATCAACGTCATAAATTTCATATCATCCTCATGAGATTGTCTATGgagtattaaaataattttgtttatgcaataatttcatgatattaaTCATCTTCTTGAGGCAGTCAGTCCCACAGAagaaatgaaaattttcaaagtTTTCACCAATGAACAGAAATGCTCAGCTTACATAGTTGAGTTTTGACAATCTtaaattgcataaaaaacatgtcAACGACAAAGTTGGTTCACCTGAAAAGGGCCTTCTTCATGTAAAAATGCAAGACCTCTTGCAGCACAGAGAGCCACTTTCATCCTTGTACACCAACCGATGGATGGACCATCTGATCTTCCATGAAGCAGCCGATCTAAACTTCCATGGTGAAgcctctcgtaaatcaacatccgcTCACCAGAACCCTCTTGAGCATAAAATCCAATCAGCTTACAAAGGTTAGGGTGCTGCAGTGAAGCTAGCACATTCACCTCGTTAACAAATTCCTTCAACCCCTGAAATATCCAAAACATGATACTTTAATGATATATGTAACCATCATTActttttttcaaaatatatgaAGTAAAGATCAATGGCCTAGATTTTATCAGACAGATGCTGCAGACTGAATAAAAAAGAGGTGgtgaaatatatatgtgtgtagagATATCCTAATTCTTTCTTGAAGTTTTAAAAGAAAACATTACCAAAAGCCATGTAGTCAAGAAGAGATCTTCTAACTTTGAAGAAGATGGTACTTGCAAGACAAGCAAAGGTCACTGGGCTACCAAAGACAAGGGATATTCACATATGCAAATATTCTGTCCATACGACAAACTCTTAAGAATTATACTCCCATGGAGACTTGATAAGTTCTCTGGAGCTCCACATGCGGAGGAAACACAAAAAGCGAGCATACAGGAAAGGAAGTCCTAAAATGATGATTTTCATATCTTTTAGTACCTGCATGGAATGCAATACGCGAGTAACTGTGGCTTCAGTCTTCTTCGACCCCATCGTATCATCGCTAAAGCTTGCCTTATAAATTGTAGATGAGGTGCCATCTGAAATGCAACGGTCAGCAGAGAAATGCAGACATGCACATGAAACTTCTTCATATGAGAATTTCCGGAAACCTCCCCCTAGACGTGGCAATGGGAGTGGGCCAGAGGGGGCAATAGGACCGCTGGCGCTGCTTGACTTGAAGCTTCCCAAATTCTTTAAAACTGAGTTGGCCTGCGGCGACGGGAGTGGAAGAGGTAGAGGATTTGAAAAGTGTTGGTCCTTCACCACCCGACCTCTGCCCCTATACTCCTCTTGGTCATCAAACTCCATGGAAGCAAGAGCATCCCGCTCAGCCACAACAAGGCTAGAAGGGGCAGACAATGCTCTGGTTCTGATGTTTGGATATTGACTGGCAGATTGAGATTTTGTTCGGTTTCTGAAACTTGGAGGGGCAGATTGGAGAGACGGCCCATGGGACTCTGGCACAGGAAGTGTGAATGTTGCATTCTCTTTGATGTTCGGGGGTTTTCTGCTAGACAAATTGCcacttttcttcttcttgtgcttCAAGATGGTAAAGCAACCCAttttgcaagtaccaatgagttagATATGTCCTGAAAGTGAAACACAAATAACCATACCATCAGAAGAAGGTGGATGAGAATATAAGCAAGCGTATAGCAAGAAATTGGACAGCATTGATTCCACAGCCACCAAAAAAATTCTTCGATGCCAACTAACATGCCCTTGTGAGACTAAATCAATCATCTTCTTGA
This DNA window, taken from Musa acuminata AAA Group cultivar baxijiao chromosome BXJ3-7, Cavendish_Baxijiao_AAA, whole genome shotgun sequence, encodes the following:
- the LOC135643704 gene encoding probable serine/threonine-protein kinase PBL15; the protein is MGCFTILKHKKKKSGNLSSRKPPNIKENATFTLPVPESHGPSLQSAPPSFRNRTKSQSASQYPNIRTRALSAPSSLVVAERDALASMEFDDQEEYRGRGRVVKDQHFSNPLPLPLPSPQANSVLKNLGSFKSSSASGPIAPSGPLPLPRLGGGFRKFSYEEVSCACLHFSADRCISDGTSSTIYKASFSDDTMGSKKTEATVTRVLHSMQGLKEFVNEVNVLASLQHPNLCKLIGFYAQEGSGERMLIYERLHHGSLDRLLHGRSDGPSIGWCTRMKVALCAARGLAFLHEEGPFQAMYHEFSTSNIQVDKDFSAKLSGYGCVCYNPETSISSSSNACLSLETLEKGLLTPKSNVWSFGIVLLELLTGRRNLDSRYPKEERNIVKWSRPFLDDDCRLSLIMDPRIKGRFPSKAARTVADIALKCLQKDPSERPTMRTIVESLENVQDMKYPSRYPLQEPSVVSGKQMLKSQSINGIIIPTPPPPTNFSPSPPQPLSSPRVSLSIPLPRRSCSTTVSLEDNRISSSSRKPPSPTLPRPRVEGF